GCGCGGATGCAGGCCTGGGTCGGCGCGCTCGAAGGCGGCGGCGGCACGTTCGGCGAGGACCTCCCCGAAGCGGTCGGGGTAGTCGGTGAGGATCCCGTGGACGCCGAGGTTGAGCAGCCGGTGCATCTCCTCGGGCTCGTTGATCGTCCAGACGTTGACGTCGATGCCGCGGTGCTCGGCGGCCCGGACGAACCCCGGCGTGACGACGGGGAAGGCCTCCCACGCGATCGGGTTCGTGAGGTCCCACGTCGTCGGGACCTTCAGGAACTCCCACGGCGGGGTCCACCAGCGGTGCGCGCCGACGAGCTGGAGGACGACGAAGGTGAACCCCTCGGACTCGGGCAGGTTCGTGGGGATCCCGGGGATCGCCTCGCGGAGTCCGAGGAGCAGGTCGCGGTCGAACGACGCGACGACGGTGCGGCGCTGCCGCCCGTGGGCCTCGATGAGGGCGACGAGGGCGGGCAGGATCTCCGGTCCGCTGTCGGGCTTCATCTCGAGCAGCAGCCACTCGTCGGGAAAGGCGTCGAAGACCTCCGCGAGGGTCGGTACCTCGACACCCTGCCCGACGAAGGGATAGTCGCCGTGCGGGCCGGGGAAGTCGTGGCCGGCCTCGAGCGCCTTGATCTCGGCGAGGGTGAGGTCACGGACGCGACCGGTGCCGCCGGTCGTGCGGTCGACGGTCGCGTCGTGCATCAAGACGACGACGTCGTCGGCGGTGAGCTGGAGGTCCATCTCCAGCACGTCGGCGCCGAGCTCCACCGCCCGGGTGAACGCCGGCATGGTGTTCTCCGGCGCGTGCCCCTGGGCGCCGGCGTGGGCGATGTTGACCGGGGCGCGCTCGACGAAGTGCGGGATCCGCTCGGTCGGGGCGGCCTGCAGCAGCGCGGCGACGGCCGCCCCGGCGAGGAGCACGACCACGGTGAACCAGCCGCGGCGGCGGGGCGGCGGTCGGTCGCTCCCTGCGGTCGGTGTGGCAGCCATCGCATGCCTCGCGTTGCGGCGGAGTGGCGTGAAGGGCACGGTAGCAACCGTCGTCGCGGGACGCGGTCGGCGCCGTGCCGGCGAGGTCGCCCGGCCACTTGACCACCGTCGCCGGGGCGGTGGCATGCTGCCCGCCATGGTGGGAGCCGAACGGATGCGGCACGCCGGCGCCGGAGCGCCGGGCCGGCGGTGACCGTCGTGGCGCTGGCCGACGCCGTCGACGAGGCAACCTTCGGCGGCAAGGCCGCGCAGCTCGCGGTCGCGCTCCGCCGCGGCCTGCCCGCCCCGCCCGGCGTCGCCGTTCCCGCCGAGACGGCGGCGCGGATCGCCGCCGGCGACGCCAGCGCGCGGGCGGCGCTCACTCATGCGCTCGCCTCGTACGGCGGGCAGCGCTTCGCCGTCCGCTCCTCCGCCGTCGGCGAGGACTCCGCGGCGGCGAGCTTCGCCGGCCAGCACCGGACCCTCCTCAACGTCGCCCGGGCCGGCGTTCCCGACGCGGTCGGCGACGTCTGGCGCTTTGCGGCCGAGGAGCCGGCGACCGGCTACCGCGACCGCATGGGCCTCACAGGCGATCCAGGCGGGGTGGGTGTCGTCGTGCAGGTGCTCGTGGACGCCGACGTCGCCGGCGTGCTGTTCACCCGCCACCCCGTCACCGGCGCCGACGAGCGCGTCGTCGAAGCGAGCTGGGGGCTCGGGGAGGCCGTCGTGGCCGGGCACGTCGTGCCCGACGGGTTCCGGCTCACCCGTGGGGGCGTCGTCGTGGAGCAGCGCGCCGGCGTGAAGGACGTGCGCGTCGCGCTCGACGAGGACGGCGGCACGGTCACCCTCCCCATCGACGCCGACACGGCCCGGCTCCTGTGCCTCGACGAGGCTGCCCTCGCCCGGCTCGCCGACCTCGCGGACGCGTGCGAGGAGGCCTTCGGCGGGCCGCGCGACATCGAGTGGGCCTTCGCCTCGGGACAGCTGTGGCTGTTGCAGGCAAGACCGATGACCGCCTATCCCCCGGAGGTACCGCGATGACGAGCGACCTGCGCCGCCTGCTCGCGCGCCGCCGCACCGGGCTTGGTGGTGGCGAACGCCCGCCGCCGCGCGCCATCACCTGCTCGCCGCGCAGGGTTCGGACGTCGAGGCCGACGGGCTCTTCGCAGCCCCTGCGGTCACCGTCGTCGTCGGCGAGGAGCGCCACGCCTCGCTCGACCGGGCGCTGCGACTGCTCGGTCTCGGGCAGCGCCGCGTCACGGTCGTGCCCGCCGACGGGCAGGGCCGCATGCGCGCCACGGCCCTGCGGGGGCTTCTCAACGGGCAGCCCACGATTGTCTGCGCCCAGGCCGGCAACGTGAACACCGGCGCGTTCGACCCGCTGCGCGAGGTCTGCGAGGCCGCGCACGACCGTGGCGCCTGGGTGCACGTAGACGGGGCGTTCGGGCTGTGGGCCGCCGCCGCCCCGTCGCTGCGTCACCTGACCGACGGCGCGGAGGGGGCCGACTCGTGGGCGACCGACGCCCACAAGTGGCTGAACGTCCCCTACGACTGCGGCATCGTCTTCTGCGCGCATCCCGACAGCCACCGGACGGCCATGACGCTGTCGGCGGCCTACCTCGCCCGCACCGGCAGCCGCGACGGGGTCGACTGGACCGCCGAGAGCTCCCGGCGCGCCCGGGTCTTCCCCGTGTGGGCGGCGCTGCGCAGCCTCGGCCGGGCCGGCGTCACCGACCTCGTCGAGCGCTGCTGCGCCCACGCCCGCCGCTTCGCCGCGATACTCGCCACCGACCGCGAGGTCGCCTTGCTCAACGAGGTGGTGCTCAACCAGGTGCTCGTCCGCGTCGGCGGCGACGACGACCGCACCCGCGCCGTCGCCGCGGCGGTGCAGGCGGAGGGTCTTGCCTGGCTCGGCACGACCGTGTGGCAGGGCCGGGTGGCGCTGCGGGTGAGCGTGTCGGACCAGGCCACCGACGACGCCGCCGTCACCGCCGCCGCGGACGCGGTCCTGCGAGCGGCCCGCGCCTGAGCCGCTCCTCGACCACCTCACCGACAGCTACCTGTTCCCGTTCCGCGGCCACTGGTTCCCCTCGGCGAAACTGGGTGGGGGGTGCGACCGCACGAGTCCTGCCCGCCCGGCCGCTCCCGGTGGCGTCAGCCCCGCGGGTCGCTTCGATCGCCGCCTCCGTCTCGGGGGTGAGGCGCAGCGCGGCCACCGGCGACGACGAGCTGGGTGGGCCGCATGCGGCGGAGCTCCGCCTCGACGCGCGGCGGCAGCTGAGCGGGCCGCACGATGAGCACCGGACCGCCGAGCTTCGCGGCGTCGCTGTCGATGCGCAGGATCCGGTTGCGGTTCTGCGCGACGAGCTTCTGGATGTACAGGCGGCCGCTCGTGTCGCTGGCGGTCGCCGCCCCGCCGTCGCCGCTGACCGTGAACGTGTAGTCGCGGCCGCGCGAACAGCCGGCGGGCTGACTTGTCGCCACGGTCACGCCGGAGACGGCGGCGTCTACGGAAGGGGTCCGACCGGCCAGGCGTGGCGGGCGAGCGGACAGGCGCCGGGCGGGCCGGCGACCGGGCTACACCATGACGTCGCGGCGGTCGAAGGTGGCGAGCCCCACGAGCGCGGCGAGCACCGGCACGGCCGCGAGCAGCGCGAGTCCGCCCGGGTCGAACCCCTCCGCGAGCGGGTTGGGGTCGAGGTACCACGAGAACGGCGACACCGCCGTCACCCAGTCCGCGCCGACCGTCGGGCCGACCGCGTCCAAGACGAACGCGACGACGGCCAGCCCGGCGGCGCGGCGAGCGCGTGCGTCCGCCGGCCGGTGGCGGCGCCGACGGCCATGGCGAGCGTGCCGAAGCCGAGGGCGAGCAGCAGCCCGCTGCCGCCGCGAGGATCTGCGTCGCGCCGATCTCCATGTCCACCTCCTCGGTGACGAGCTCGTCGGCGGGCACGCGGTAGAAGTCGAGGAAGTGGTCCTCGAGCTCGCGGTCCGCGGCCGACCACGCCACGACGCGGTAGCCGGCTGCGGCCTTCAGCAGCGCGTCGGGCTCGCTGCACAGGCAGCGCAGCGTCGCCCCCTGCACCCCCTCGTCGGCCCAGGGGTGCCCGCGACGCCGTGGACTCCCTGCAGACCGGCGAACCGGCCGGCGTCGACCGGCTCTCGGCGAAGCGCAGCTCCACGGTCTGGCCGGCATGGTGGCGCAGGGCGCGCACGTCGTCGCAGTCACTGGCCTCGACGACCAGGTCGAGGAACCCCCGCTGGAGCAGTGGGTCGAGCCCGCTTGTCGGCTCGTCGAGGATGAGCAGCTCCGGACGGTGCATGAACGCCTGCACGACGCCGACCTTCTGCTTGTTGCCCTTCGACAACCCGCGGATGGGCCGGTCGAGGTTGAGGTCGAAGCGCTCAGCGAGGGGTCCGATCCGGTCGGTGCCCGCGCCGCCGCGTAGCCGCGCGAGGCGGGCGAGGAGCTGCCCGCCGGTCGTGCGCCCGCCATCGCCCGCTCCCCCGGCAGGTAGCCGATCCGCGAGCGCAGCGCCGGCCCGCCGGCCCGCGGCGTCACGCCGAAGACCTCGGCCCGACCGGCGGTGGGGCGCAGGAGGTCGAGCAGGACGCGAATGGCGGTCGAATTGCCGGCGCCGTTCGGGCCGAGGAAGCCGAACACCTCGCCGTCGTGGATCTTGAGGTCCACGCCGGCGAGCGCGCGGACCTTGCCGTAGTCCTTGACGAGGCCCTCCGTGCGGAGGACGACGCCGGTCATGATCCCTCCCGCACGGCTCCCGAGGTCGTGCGGGGCGAACGCCGCCCGCAGCTGCCCGGACGCCGCCTCGGTGAGCAGCCCGGCGCTGAACAG
This Egibacteraceae bacterium DNA region includes the following protein-coding sequences:
- a CDS encoding aminotransferase class V-fold PLP-dependent enzyme; the encoded protein is MLAAQGSDVEADGLFAAPAVTVVVGEERHASLDRALRLLGLGQRRVTVVPADGQGRMRATALRGLLNGQPTIVCAQAGNVNTGAFDPLREVCEAAHDRGAWVHVDGAFGLWAAAAPSLRHLTDGAEGADSWATDAHKWLNVPYDCGIVFCAHPDSHRTAMTLSAAYLARTGSRDGVDWTAESSRRARVFPVWAALRSLGRAGVTDLVERCCAHARRFAAILATDREVALLNEVVLNQVLVRVGGDDDRTRAVAAAVQAEGLAWLGTTVWQGRVALRVSVSDQATDDAAVTAAADAVLRAARA
- a CDS encoding PEP/pyruvate-binding domain-containing protein, whose translation is MTVVALADAVDEATFGGKAAQLAVALRRGLPAPPGVAVPAETAARIAAGDASARAALTHALASYGGQRFAVRSSAVGEDSAAASFAGQHRTLLNVARAGVPDAVGDVWRFAAEEPATGYRDRMGLTGDPGGVGVVVQVLVDADVAGVLFTRHPVTGADERVVEASWGLGEAVVAGHVVPDGFRLTRGGVVVEQRAGVKDVRVALDEDGGTVTLPIDADTARLLCLDEAALARLADLADACEEAFGGPRDIEWAFASGQLWLLQARPMTAYPPEVPR